From one Deltaproteobacteria bacterium genomic stretch:
- the purQ gene encoding phosphoribosylformylglycinamidine synthase subunit PurQ, with translation MRWGVVVFPGSLDDRDALRAAGCVLGDEAVALWHKDRDLGGVDCVILPGGFSYGDYLRCGAMAKFSPIMEAVARHVRDGGLVLGICNGFQILCEAGLLPGALVRNRSLSFVCEPVTVRVETAETFFTHGCRAGEVLELPVKHGEGCYVADEATLAALEREHRVVFRYTDRAGRPTPEANPNGSLQNIAGLCSAERNVVGLMPHPEHAVEHLTGGADGLRLFRSVEAWVARGAAAGPAASAPG, from the coding sequence ATGCGCTGGGGCGTGGTCGTCTTCCCCGGCTCGCTCGACGACCGGGACGCACTGCGCGCCGCGGGGTGCGTGCTCGGCGACGAGGCGGTGGCCCTCTGGCACAAGGACCGCGACCTCGGCGGCGTCGACTGCGTCATCCTGCCCGGCGGCTTCTCCTACGGGGACTACCTCCGCTGCGGCGCCATGGCCAAGTTCTCGCCCATCATGGAGGCCGTGGCGCGGCACGTCCGCGACGGCGGACTCGTGCTCGGCATCTGCAATGGCTTCCAGATCCTGTGCGAAGCGGGCCTCCTCCCCGGCGCGCTCGTGCGTAACCGCTCACTCAGCTTCGTGTGCGAGCCGGTCACGGTGCGGGTCGAGACGGCCGAGACCTTCTTCACCCACGGCTGCCGCGCGGGCGAGGTGCTCGAGCTGCCGGTGAAGCACGGCGAGGGCTGCTACGTGGCCGACGAGGCCACGCTCGCGGCGCTCGAGCGCGAGCACCGCGTCGTCTTCCGCTACACCGACCGCGCCGGGCGCCCCACGCCGGAGGCGAACCCCAACGGCTCGCTGCAAAACATCGCCGGCTTGTGCAGCGCCGAGCGGAACGTCGTCGGGCTCATGCCGCACCCCGAGCACGCCGTCGAGCACCTGACGGGCGGCGCGGACGGGCTCCGCCTCTTCCGCTCGGTCGAGGCCTGGGTGGCGCGTGGCGCGGCGGCAGGGCCGGCCGCGTCCGCGCCGGGATGA
- the purS gene encoding phosphoribosylformylglycinamidine synthase subunit PurS, with translation MLARVHVTPKRGILDPQGKAVQNSLHALGFAEVQDVKVGKYIELRLREAEPQAASARVREMCERLLANGVIEDFQFQLERDGR, from the coding sequence CTGCTGGCGCGCGTCCACGTCACCCCGAAGCGCGGCATCCTGGATCCGCAGGGCAAGGCGGTCCAGAACTCGCTCCACGCCCTCGGTTTCGCCGAGGTGCAGGACGTGAAGGTGGGCAAGTACATCGAGCTCAGGCTCCGCGAGGCCGAGCCCCAGGCGGCCTCGGCCCGCGTGCGCGAGATGTGCGAGCGGCTGCTCGCCAACGGCGTGATCGAGGACTTCCAGTTCCAGCTCGAGCGGGACGGCCGCTGA